In Harmonia axyridis chromosome 6, icHarAxyr1.1, whole genome shotgun sequence, a single window of DNA contains:
- the LOC123683312 gene encoding isoaspartyl peptidase/L-asparaginase-like, which yields MEPILIVHGGAGDIKDSRVPDKIKGVKIAAKAGYKILKNGGTALDAVETAVRILEDDESMNAGRGSVLNLDGEVEMDASIMDGSTLAAGAVTIVRDIAHPISLARLVMERTPHVLLAGPGANKFAEEQGIPRLLPGSLITPFAKEALKEFKKKGGSLTEIGGKDNPGDVGTVGAVALDSQGHLAAATSTGGINGKMVGRSSDTSLIGSGTYADDEIGGVSTTGHGDSIIKVCMAYAILKNIENGSDPQKATQSVLDKMSAKLNNTAGAITISKTGEIGVGFSSKRMSWAYQKADTIYFGIEQEEVQSEKVIDE from the exons ATGGAACCAATTTTGATTGTTCACGGTGGTGCTGGTGACATAAAGGATTCTAGAGTTCCAGATAAGATAAAAGGTGTAAAAATAGCTGCTAAAGCAGGTtataaaattctgaaaaatggcGGTACGGCCCTGGACGCCGTCGAGACAGCAGTACGTATCTTGGAAGACGACGAATCTATGAACGCtg GTAGAGGTTCCGTATTGAATTTGGACGGTGAAGTAGAGATGGATGCCAGTATTATGGACGGTTCTACCCTTGCAGCCGGTGCAGTGACCATAGTTAGAGATATTGCACATCCTATAAG tttGGCAAGACTGGTGATGGAACGAACACCTCACGTTTTGCTAGCCGGTCCTGGCGCAAATAAATTTGCTGAAGAGCAGGGAATTCCTAGACTTCTCCCTGGAAGTCTTATCACACCTTTCGCTAAAGAAGCTCTCaaagaatttaagaaaaaaggGGGAAGTCTTACAGAAATAGGTGGAAAAGAC AATCCCGGTGACGTAGGAACTGTAGGTGCTGTTGCACTCGATTCTCAAGGTCACTTGGCCGCAGCAACATCTACAGGTGGAATAAATGGTAAAATGGTAGGTAGAAGCAGCGATACCTCTTTAATAGGTAGTGGAACATATGCTGATGATGAAATTGGAGGTGTTTCTACAACAG GTCATGGAGATTCTATAATAAAAGTTTGTATGGCTTATGCGATCTTGAAGAACATAGAAAATGGATCTGATCCACAAAAAGCTACCCAGTCAGTTTTAGACAAAATGTCAGCTAAACTTAACAATACTGCGG GGGCTATAACAATCTCGAAAACTGGAGAAATAGGAGTGGGATTCTCCTCCAAAAGAATGAGTTGGGCTTACCAGAAAGCTGATACCATTTATTTTGGTATCGAACAGGAAGAAGTCCAGTCTGAGAAAGTTATTGATGAGTAA
- the LOC123683317 gene encoding nuclear migration protein nudC isoform X2: MSGDGDQVEQFDGLFLSIAQHHPKGAAQLLDTFVSFLSRKTDFFTGAEQDQWENLVMTTFRKYEKISRESREAELKEKRDKEAAKKAAKAKKEAEETIKPAEITELTDAEAEKLQMEIDAEKEDSQPQPDEKTATAKSKIIGEEEEDASERGKLVPNSGNGCDLERYKWTQTLQDVEVRIPLNVNFRARQKDLVVNFTKKHLTVGIKGQPPIVDDDFPHEIKLEETTWVIEDGKTVILNIEKVNKMNWWSKLVKSDQEISTKKINPEPSKLSDLDGETRGMVEKMMYDQRQKELGLPTSDDQKKQDVLKKFMQQHPEMDFSKCKFN; this comes from the exons ATGAGTGGAGACGGTGATCAAGTGGAACAATTCGATGGATTATTCCTTTCCATTGCCCAGCATCATCCTAAAGGAGCCGCACAGTTGTTGGACACATTTGTAAGTTTCCTTTCAAGAAAAACCGATTTCTTTACCGGAGCAGAACAAGACCAGTGGGAAAACTTGGTTATGACCACATTCAGGAAATACGAAAAAATAAGCCGGGAAAGTCGTGAAGCTGAACTGAAAGAAAAGAGAGATAAGGAAGCAGCCAAAAAAGCCGCAAAAGCTAAAAAAGAAGCTGAAGAAACCATCAAACCGGCAGAAATAACAGAATTGACTGAtgcagaagcggaaaaattacAAATGGAAATAGATGCTGAGAAGGAAGATTCCCAACCACAACCAGATGAAAAAACAGCAACCGCAAAGTCTAAAATTATCGGAGAAGAGGAGGAAGATGCTTCAGAGAGGG GTAAACTGGTTCCAAATTCAGGAAACGGTTGTGACTTGGAAAGATACAAATGGACACAAACACTGCAAGATGTAGAAGTGAGAATTCCTCTAAATGTCAACTTCAGAGCTAGGCAAAAAGATTTGGTAGTCAATTTTACCAAAAAGCATCTCACAGTTG GCATTAAGGGGCAACCTCCGATCGTCGATGATGATTTCCCCCACGAGATCAAACTGGAGGAGACCACATGGGTGATAGAAGACGGCAAGACTGTCATCTTAAACATCGAGAAAGTCAACAAGATGAACTGGTGGTCCAAACTAGTCAAGTCCGATCAGGAGATAAGCACCAAGAAGATAAATCCAGAACCTTCAAAACTCAGCGATCTAGATGGAGAGACCAGAGGCATGGTTGAGAAGATGATGTACGATCAGAGACAGAAGGAGCTGGGTCTACCCACCAGTGACGATCAGAAGAAACAGGATGTTCTGAAGAAGTTCATGCAACAACATCCAGAGATGGATTTTTCTAAATGCAAATTCAACTaa
- the LOC123683317 gene encoding uncharacterized protein LOC123683317 isoform X1, which translates to MSGDGDQVEQFDGLFLSIAQHHPKGAAQLLDTFVSFLSRKTDFFTGAEQDQWENLVMTTFRKYEKISRESREAELKEKRDKEAAKKAAKAKKEAEETIKPAEITELTDAEAEKLQMEIDAEKEDSQPQPDEKTATAKSKIIGEEEEDASERVPLKVKNTNSKLKQAEFVTKMVPKNQQDKEQFLRKLKLTIEEIEDLQIMTIGQADSMLWKEERRKRITASNFGKICKMRASTHCQNIVKTLLYGTFNGNQYTQWGKDHEDTAIEQFEELQNFHVQQCGFFVDLEESYLGASPDGLIGNDTIIEVKCPKTCSEMTPLQGISNGKIKFARMEKGRMKLLKNHNYYYQVQGQLHVTRRKKCYFIVWTPKGLEYELIRRDDNFWAIECHEQLKNFYMNCLLPELVDPQYPQGRDIIDLRLPRE; encoded by the exons ATGAGTGGAGACGGTGATCAAGTGGAACAATTCGATGGATTATTCCTTTCCATTGCCCAGCATCATCCTAAAGGAGCCGCACAGTTGTTGGACACATTTGTAAGTTTCCTTTCAAGAAAAACCGATTTCTTTACCGGAGCAGAACAAGACCAGTGGGAAAACTTGGTTATGACCACATTCAGGAAATACGAAAAAATAAGCCGGGAAAGTCGTGAAGCTGAACTGAAAGAAAAGAGAGATAAGGAAGCAGCCAAAAAAGCCGCAAAAGCTAAAAAAGAAGCTGAAGAAACCATCAAACCGGCAGAAATAACAGAATTGACTGAtgcagaagcggaaaaattacAAATGGAAATAGATGCTGAGAAGGAAGATTCCCAACCACAACCAGATGAAAAAACAGCAACCGCAAAGTCTAAAATTATCGGAGAAGAGGAGGAAGATGCTTCAGAGAGGG TACCTCTCAAAGTGAAAAACACAAACTCTAAACTCAAACAAGCTGAATTTGTGACAAAAATGGTTCCAAAAAATCAACAGGACAAAGAACAATTTCTAAGAAAATTAAAGCTTACTATCGAAGAGATTGAAGATCTACAAATCATGACAATAGGCCAAGCAGATTCTATGTTGTGGAAAGAGGAGAGAAGAAAAAGAATAACAGCATCTAATTTTGGAAAGATCTGCAAGATGCGAGCCTCAACACATTGTCAAAACATTGTTAAGACCCTATTGTATGGTACTTTTAATGGAAACCAGTACACCCAATGGGGTAAAGATCATGAAGACACAGCAATCGAACAATTTGAAGAACTACAGAACTTTCATGTTCAGCAGTGTGGATTTTTTGTTGATCTGGAGGAATCATACTTAGGAGCTTCGCCTGATGGTCTTATTGGAAATGATACAATTATTGAAGTTAAATGCCCAAAAACATGTTCGGAAATGACGCCTTTGCAAGGGATTTCCAATGGAAAAATCAAATTTGCCAGGATGGAGAAAGGTagaatgaaacttttgaagaaTCACAATTATTACTATCAGGTGCAAGGACAATTACATGTgactagaagaaaaaaatgttattttattgTATGGACACCAAAAGGCTTGGAATACGAATTGATTCGAAGAGATGACAACTTTTGGGCAATTGAATGTCATGagcagttgaaaaatttttatatgaattgcCTGTTGCCAGAACTTGTAGACCCACAATATCCTCAGGGAAGAGATATTATTGACTTGAGACTCCCAAGGGAGTAG
- the LOC123683314 gene encoding sulfotransferase 1B1-like, producing MVGSKRKKALAEMLKTENEYNEVFGKNLLEKKEKLDKEFPFEIKKVEESVNKQLLQDFTGERTGFVQVGKKKWFFPSGFKDQAASFYNFEVRESDVWIVTFPRSGTTWTQEMVWLLANNLDYEKAAEVPLVARFPFLEFSCFVHSELKAEFLKENVDSVSKRQMIEEIAEPICDYLDKFEGRRFIKTHLPLSLLPKNLLTAGCKVIYIARNPKDVAVSFYHLNRLIRTQGYKGDFQTYWEYFQNNLQPWTPYWDHIIEAWNLKHEENLLFMFYEEMVKNTKQAIRTVQNFLGTNYDEQELNTLQEHLKIEHFRNNSSVNFDVLKSLGILITGEQEFIRKGKNGGWKDKFDKDLNEKADRWIEENLKRTDLRFPD from the exons ATGGTGGGATCAAAACGAAA GAAAGCGCTAGCGGAAATGTTAAAAACGGAAAATGAATACAATGAAGTGTTCGGTAAGAATCTTTtggagaaaaaagaaaaactggATAAAGAGTTTccttttgaaataaagaaagtgGAGGAAAGTGTAAACAAGCAATTACTTCAAGATTTCACAG GAGAACGCACAGGATTCGTTCAAGTAGGGaagaaaaaatggttttttccGAGCGGCTTCAAAGATCAAGCAGCCAGCTTCTACAATTTTGAAGTAAGAGAGAGCGATGTTTGGATTGTTACTTTTCCAAGATCAG GTACCACTTGGACCCAGGAAATGGTTTGGTTGTTGGCCAACAACTTGGATTACGAGAAGGCAGCGGAAGTTCCTCTTGTAGCCAGGTTCCCTTTTTTGGA ATTCAGCTGTTTCGTACATTCAGAATTGAAAGCCGAATTTCTGAAGGAAAATGTGGATTCAGTTTCGAAAAGGCAAATGATTGAAGAGATAGCCGAGCCTATATGCGATTATTTGGACAAATTTGAAGGAAGGAGGTTTATCAAAACACATCTGCCGTTGAGTTTGTTACCAAAGAATCTTTTAACTGCCGGTTGTAAG gTAATTTATATCGCAAGGAATCCAAAAGACGTTGCTGTGTCGTTTTACCATTTAAATCGACTAATAAGAACTCAAGGATATAAAGGAGACTTCCAAACTTACTGGGAATACTTTCAGAACAATTTAC aaccaTGGACTCCTTACTGGGATCACATCATAGAAGCTTGGAACTTAAAACACGAAGAAAACTTACTTTTTATGTTCTACGAAGAAATGGTCAAG AACACTAAACAAGCAATTCGAACAGTTCAGAACTTTCTCGGTACAAACTATGATGAACAAGAACTAAACACACTGCAAGAACACCTTAAAATCGAACACTTTCGAAATAACAGTTCGGTAAATTTCGACGTCTTGAAAAGTTTAGGAATTCTTATCACAGGAGAACAagaattcatcagaaaaggtaAAAACGGAGGATGGAAGGACAAATTCGACAAAGACCTAAACGAGAAAGCCGATAGATGGATCGAAGAAAACCTGAAAAGAACTGATTTGAGGTTTCCAGATTGA
- the LOC123683316 gene encoding uncharacterized protein LOC123683316 isoform X2, whose product MAKSTTLLNLNQVADAALIGPDLGTVNFRLLHTVLQVMMNQVGISDLKVEFSGSESELIQKLIDPQSQGGVKATHYQIADGGAKKAQNVDGGNVVIVPTNGDNEVTPAFTVAVTTEAFSKLTSDVENLKQKYNELTQMSNNSDLVKAVRTSVTGAESGPIVDMYQMLSLTKRVEAAEVGMAKMASMIEDLARESGSAPGGGGGGAGGGTTKVIEDAAKLRSSIDNGQGPILEHVKDIEKRLGELEKKLADGGDHKGTHLPKMAEPGGPVAGKDFSKTDLSQVQVEDALVMIQHEFKNIRNLIQTLDVPGLQKKIEDMKSAGGKGGGGGKPGGGGDMSEKMAQMEVHFKQCVDQINSLDTMFHGKMETVGNQIASVERELGKVYEKMQGLSEQGGSGTDSHLMELYKKFTELENITTNISQTAADLLDEKQERQMYMASLKEQIEMLKTIKADKNEVEGQLADKVDICMINRKVSHEQFDATCMDLTKGIEDALEKLTKQEELWQQALSDIQTEVGSKLDKMELGPLKDFITNKLGVLQSKLKALSKLKKEQEAAGTKAALLKDVKCISCDQDVVMRKNMDPSLYPQPPALPPTKTMAPYLAYELDQLRKQQKSLVASRNMNHFEQAKKGEICNRYCGGSHTLTTPQQRVTRLGNFLEQWGPEVTTVNDSEIKGRDGQIYRGEEKAELANVQAPVPGRGRPSMMVHGDILSARPGFDVPEKLVLHKGRKGSNDGSKTAVSFND is encoded by the exons ATGGCGAAAAGTACTACCCTGTTGAACCTGAATCAGGTGGCCGATGCTGCTTTAATAGGACCAGAT CTTGGAACCGTCAATTTTCGTCTTCTTCATACGGTCCTTCAAGTCATGATGAACCAAGTTGGTATCAGCGACCTAAAGGTGGAGTTCAGTGGTAGTGAGAGCGAGCTGATCCAGAAATTGATAGATCCTCAATCCCAAGGAGGTGTCAAGGCCACTCATTACCAAATAGCAGATGGTGGAGCCAAAAAGGCCCAAAATGTCGATGGAG GTAACGTGGTGATCGTCCCCACCAACGGCGACAACGAGGTGACGCCAGCCTTCACGGTCGCCGTCACCACAGAGGCGTTCTCCAAGCTGACCAGCGACGTGGAGAACCTCAAGCAGAAGTACAACGAGCTGACGCAGATGTCCAACAACTCGGACCTGGTGAAGGCCGTGAGAACG AGCGTCACTGGGGCTGAGTCTGGCCCCATCGTGGACATGTACCAGATGCTGTCTTTGACGAAGAGAGTGGAAGCGGCAGAGGTGGGCATGGCGAAGATGGCGTCGATGATAGAAGACCTGGCGAGAGAGAGCGGATCTGCTCCAGGTGGTG GTGGCGGTGGAGCAGGTGGCGGGACCACCAAAGTGATCGAGGACGCAGCCAAACTTAGGAGCTCGATAGACAACGGCCAAGGTCCCATCTTGGAACATGTAAAAGATATCGAGAAGAGGCTGGGCGAGCTGGAGAAGAAGCTGGCCGACGGCGGCGACCACAAAGGCACCCACCTGCCGAAGATGGCGGAACCGGGCGGCCCAGTGGCCGGGAAAGACTTCTCCAA GACCGACCTGAGCCAGGTGCAGGTAGAAGACGCCCTGGTGATGATTCAGCACGAGTTCAAGAACATCAGGAACCTCATTCAGACGCTGGACGTGCCAGGGCTGCAGAAGAAGATCGAGGACATGAAGAGTGCAGGAGGGAAGGGAGGTGGAGGCGGTAAACCGGGCGGTGGAGGTGACATGAGCGAGAAGATGGCGCAGATGGAGGTGCATTTCAAGCAGTGCGTGGACCAGATAAACTCCCTGGACACCATGTTCCACGGCAAGATGGAAACGGTGGGCAATCAG ATAGCATCTGTGGAGCGGGAGCTGGGAAAGGTCTACGAGAAGATGCAAGGCCTGAGCGAACAAGGAGGCAGCGGTACCGACAGCCACCTCATGGAGCTGTACAAGAAGTTTACCGAACTCGAGAACATCACCACCAACATAAGCCAGACTGCAGCGGATCTGCTGGACGAGAAGCAGGAACGGCAGATGTACATGGCG AGTTTGAAGGAGCAGATAGAGATGCTGAAGACCATCAAGGCCGATAAGAACGAGGTAGAAGGACAGTTGGCCGATAAGGTGGACATCTGCATGATCAACAGGAAGGTGTCCCATGAACAGTTCGACGCTACTTGCATGGATCTGACCAAGGGCATCGAAGACGCTTTAGAGAAACTGACCAAACAG GAAGAACTTTGGCAACAAGCTCTGTCGGACATTCAAACGGAAGTGGGATCTAAGCTGGACAAGATGGAGCTTGGTCCTTTGAAAGACTTCATCACGAACAAGCTGGGTGTGCTACAGAGTAAACTGAAGGCCTTGAGCAAGCTTAAGAAAGAACAGGAAGCGGCCGGCACCAAGGCTGCTCTGCTCAA AGACGTCAAGTGCATATCCTGCGACCAGGACGTGGTGATGCGAAAGAACATGGATCCCAGTTTGTACCCGCAACCTCCGGCCCTGCCGCCTACCAAGACTATGGCGCCTTACCTCGCCTATGAGCTGGACCAGCTCAGGAAGCAGCAGAAAAGTCTGGTCGCGAGCAGGAATATGAATCATTTTGAGCAGGCAAAGAAGGGGGAGATCTGTAATCGGTACTGCGGTGGAAGCCACACCCTGACCACGCCCCAGCAGAGAGTGACGCGTCTCGGCAACTTCCTGGAACAGTGGGGACCCGAGGTCACCACGGTGAACGACAGCGAGATAAAGGGTAGAGATGGACAG ATTTACCGTGGTGAAGAGAAGGCCGAGCTGGCAAACGTGCAAGCGCCGGTTCCTGGTAGGGGAAGACCTTCGATGATGGTACATGGAGATATTTTGAGTGCCAGGCCCGGCTTTGACGTTCCGGAAAAATTGGTATTGCACAAGGGTCGCAAAGGATCCAACGATG GAAGCAAGACTGCAGTTTCTTTCAACGATTGA
- the LOC123683316 gene encoding uncharacterized protein LOC123683316 isoform X1 gives MAKSTTLLNLNQVADAALIGPDLGTVNFRLLHTVLQVMMNQVGISDLKVEFSGSESELIQKLIDPQSQGGVKATHYQIADGGAKKAQNVDGGKIRQLTVDEDIEEDEIKVIERRKDSSEEPDEQPYVFASLATSNVVIVPTNGDNEVTPAFTVAVTTEAFSKLTSDVENLKQKYNELTQMSNNSDLVKAVRTSVTGAESGPIVDMYQMLSLTKRVEAAEVGMAKMASMIEDLARESGSAPGGGGGGAGGGTTKVIEDAAKLRSSIDNGQGPILEHVKDIEKRLGELEKKLADGGDHKGTHLPKMAEPGGPVAGKDFSKTDLSQVQVEDALVMIQHEFKNIRNLIQTLDVPGLQKKIEDMKSAGGKGGGGGKPGGGGDMSEKMAQMEVHFKQCVDQINSLDTMFHGKMETVGNQIASVERELGKVYEKMQGLSEQGGSGTDSHLMELYKKFTELENITTNISQTAADLLDEKQERQMYMASLKEQIEMLKTIKADKNEVEGQLADKVDICMINRKVSHEQFDATCMDLTKGIEDALEKLTKQEELWQQALSDIQTEVGSKLDKMELGPLKDFITNKLGVLQSKLKALSKLKKEQEAAGTKAALLKDVKCISCDQDVVMRKNMDPSLYPQPPALPPTKTMAPYLAYELDQLRKQQKSLVASRNMNHFEQAKKGEICNRYCGGSHTLTTPQQRVTRLGNFLEQWGPEVTTVNDSEIKGRDGQIYRGEEKAELANVQAPVPGRGRPSMMVHGDILSARPGFDVPEKLVLHKGRKGSNDGSKTAVSFND, from the exons ATGGCGAAAAGTACTACCCTGTTGAACCTGAATCAGGTGGCCGATGCTGCTTTAATAGGACCAGAT CTTGGAACCGTCAATTTTCGTCTTCTTCATACGGTCCTTCAAGTCATGATGAACCAAGTTGGTATCAGCGACCTAAAGGTGGAGTTCAGTGGTAGTGAGAGCGAGCTGATCCAGAAATTGATAGATCCTCAATCCCAAGGAGGTGTCAAGGCCACTCATTACCAAATAGCAGATGGTGGAGCCAAAAAGGCCCAAAATGTCGATGGAG GCAAGATCAGACAGCTGACAGTCGACGAGGATATCGAAGAGGACGAAATTAAAGTGATCGAGAGGCGGAAGGACTCTTCGGAGGAACCCGATGAGCAACCATACGTGTTCGCCTCGTTAGCAACCA GTAACGTGGTGATCGTCCCCACCAACGGCGACAACGAGGTGACGCCAGCCTTCACGGTCGCCGTCACCACAGAGGCGTTCTCCAAGCTGACCAGCGACGTGGAGAACCTCAAGCAGAAGTACAACGAGCTGACGCAGATGTCCAACAACTCGGACCTGGTGAAGGCCGTGAGAACG AGCGTCACTGGGGCTGAGTCTGGCCCCATCGTGGACATGTACCAGATGCTGTCTTTGACGAAGAGAGTGGAAGCGGCAGAGGTGGGCATGGCGAAGATGGCGTCGATGATAGAAGACCTGGCGAGAGAGAGCGGATCTGCTCCAGGTGGTG GTGGCGGTGGAGCAGGTGGCGGGACCACCAAAGTGATCGAGGACGCAGCCAAACTTAGGAGCTCGATAGACAACGGCCAAGGTCCCATCTTGGAACATGTAAAAGATATCGAGAAGAGGCTGGGCGAGCTGGAGAAGAAGCTGGCCGACGGCGGCGACCACAAAGGCACCCACCTGCCGAAGATGGCGGAACCGGGCGGCCCAGTGGCCGGGAAAGACTTCTCCAA GACCGACCTGAGCCAGGTGCAGGTAGAAGACGCCCTGGTGATGATTCAGCACGAGTTCAAGAACATCAGGAACCTCATTCAGACGCTGGACGTGCCAGGGCTGCAGAAGAAGATCGAGGACATGAAGAGTGCAGGAGGGAAGGGAGGTGGAGGCGGTAAACCGGGCGGTGGAGGTGACATGAGCGAGAAGATGGCGCAGATGGAGGTGCATTTCAAGCAGTGCGTGGACCAGATAAACTCCCTGGACACCATGTTCCACGGCAAGATGGAAACGGTGGGCAATCAG ATAGCATCTGTGGAGCGGGAGCTGGGAAAGGTCTACGAGAAGATGCAAGGCCTGAGCGAACAAGGAGGCAGCGGTACCGACAGCCACCTCATGGAGCTGTACAAGAAGTTTACCGAACTCGAGAACATCACCACCAACATAAGCCAGACTGCAGCGGATCTGCTGGACGAGAAGCAGGAACGGCAGATGTACATGGCG AGTTTGAAGGAGCAGATAGAGATGCTGAAGACCATCAAGGCCGATAAGAACGAGGTAGAAGGACAGTTGGCCGATAAGGTGGACATCTGCATGATCAACAGGAAGGTGTCCCATGAACAGTTCGACGCTACTTGCATGGATCTGACCAAGGGCATCGAAGACGCTTTAGAGAAACTGACCAAACAG GAAGAACTTTGGCAACAAGCTCTGTCGGACATTCAAACGGAAGTGGGATCTAAGCTGGACAAGATGGAGCTTGGTCCTTTGAAAGACTTCATCACGAACAAGCTGGGTGTGCTACAGAGTAAACTGAAGGCCTTGAGCAAGCTTAAGAAAGAACAGGAAGCGGCCGGCACCAAGGCTGCTCTGCTCAA AGACGTCAAGTGCATATCCTGCGACCAGGACGTGGTGATGCGAAAGAACATGGATCCCAGTTTGTACCCGCAACCTCCGGCCCTGCCGCCTACCAAGACTATGGCGCCTTACCTCGCCTATGAGCTGGACCAGCTCAGGAAGCAGCAGAAAAGTCTGGTCGCGAGCAGGAATATGAATCATTTTGAGCAGGCAAAGAAGGGGGAGATCTGTAATCGGTACTGCGGTGGAAGCCACACCCTGACCACGCCCCAGCAGAGAGTGACGCGTCTCGGCAACTTCCTGGAACAGTGGGGACCCGAGGTCACCACGGTGAACGACAGCGAGATAAAGGGTAGAGATGGACAG ATTTACCGTGGTGAAGAGAAGGCCGAGCTGGCAAACGTGCAAGCGCCGGTTCCTGGTAGGGGAAGACCTTCGATGATGGTACATGGAGATATTTTGAGTGCCAGGCCCGGCTTTGACGTTCCGGAAAAATTGGTATTGCACAAGGGTCGCAAAGGATCCAACGATG GAAGCAAGACTGCAGTTTCTTTCAACGATTGA
- the LOC123683309 gene encoding protein deltex has translation MTGHAVVVWEYEIRSGYWKPYSPAVTQHLERANGKQLTRVILSDADPNLLNFFVNLRTLTQELEDSDSVIKVRRKCYPPSSPAGKGAKWECASLENSLEWHPFDMDIQCLIEEAWSRGDQIIDMTKTHLGFPYIINFNNLTQKWLTNGFVRSVRRIKQAPYPLVKVRLEELVPVIGRRSSDIRNSARCVNAQNQGKVIGSTAALNASDSNKKNGKKKGSGKNKNGETTPANLARQILHNLNIFSNKSSPVTTPQVVDSKTYKECLLDVDSSSTKSGRRPSLDTVSTYLSQESRESQITSSTAELIHCSASSEDDSEHHEVSAIVGLDPASSIISRFVRVSLPSEWTPRQPCPLCRQPLKPSIVVIALPCNHVLHLDCLNYSLTELQESGSELHIHCAVCGCVYGEKHGNQPSGTMEWGVIDKKLPGHPNCNTIQIVYNIQSGIQGPEHPNPGREYYAVGFPRIAYLPDNPKGRKIFRLLRIAWQRKLIFTITRSHTTGCEDVVSWNIPHKTEIGARGGPHSYPDSGYLNRVMLELKALGIVEEDGKKAKR, from the exons ATGACTGGACACGCAGTTGTAGTTTGGGAATATGAGATCAGATCAGGATACTGGAAACCATATAGTCCTGCAGTAACCCAACACTTAGAAAGAGCTAATGGTAAACAGTTGACAAGAGTTATTTTGTCTGATGCTGACCCAAATTTGctgaatttttttgtgaatttgagGACTTTGACACAAGAGTTAGAAGATTCAG attctGTTATAAAAGTTAGAAGAAAATGTTATCCCCCTTCTTCCCCAGCTGGTAAAGGAGCTAAATGGGAGTGTGCAAGTTTAGAAAATTCCTTAGAATGGCATCCGTTTGATATGGATATTCAATGTTTAATAGAGGAAGCTTGGTCTAGA GGAGATCAAATAATAGACATGACCAAAACTCACTTAGGCTTTCCGtatataataaatttcaataatttaacacaaaaatggttgaCAAATGGGTTTGTAAGAAGTGTTAGAAGAATAAAACAAGCTCCATATCCGCTAGTTAAAGTTAGATTAGAAGAACTCGTTCCAGTTATTG GTAGGAGAAGCTCGGATATAAGAAATTCTGCAAGATGTGTAAATGCTCAAAATCAGGGTAAAGTTATTGGAAGTACTGCTGCTTTGAATGCATCAGATAGCAATAAGAAAAATGGGAAGAAAAAAGGTAGTGGGAAGAATAAAAATGGTGAAACAACTCCGGCAAATTTGGCTAGGCAAATACTACATAACCTCAATATATTTA GTAATAAATCCTCACCTGTAACGACACCCCAAGTTGTGGACAGCAAAACCTACAAGGAGTGTTTGTTGGACGTTGACAGCAGTAGTACAAAGTCGGGAAGAAGGCCAAGTTTAGACACGGTCTCGACATACCTCAGTCAAGAGAGTAGGGAGAGTCAGATTACAAGTTCCACTGCCGAATTGATCCATTGTAGTGCCAGTAGTGAAGATGACAGTGAACATCATGAAGTATCAGCTATTGTTG GTCTAGATCCGGCCAGTTCTATTATCTCCCGGTTTGTTAGAGTGTCTTTGCCAAGCGAATGGACCCCCAGACAACCCTGTCCCCTCTGCAGGCAGCCTCTAAAACCATCGATAGTTGTTATAGCATTGCCGTGCAACCATGTCTTACACTTAGACTGCCTCAACTATTCACTCACCGAACTGCAGGAATCTGGCAGTGAGCTCCACATCCACTGTGCGGTCTGTGGATGCGTTTACGGCGAGAAACATGGTAATCAGCCCTCAGGTACCATGGAATGGGGCGTAATCGACAAAAAATTGCCCGGGCATCCGAACTGCAACACCATACAAATCGTATACAA CATTCAGTCTGGCATCCAAGGTCCGGAGCATCCGAACCCTGGGAGGGAATACTACGCAGTGGGCTTCCCCAGGATAGCCTACCTGCCGGACAACCCGAAGGGCAGGAAGATCTTCCGTCTGTTGAGGATAGCGTGGCAACGAAAACTCATCTTCACCATAACCAGATCTCACACCACGGGCTGCGAAGACGTGGTCTCCTGGAACATCCCCCATAAGACTGAAATCGGGGCCCGCGGCGGCCCCCACAGTTATCCGGATTCGGGGTATCTGAACAGGGTGATGTTGGAACTGAAGGCCTTGGGAATCGTAGAAGAGGACGGTAAGAAGGCGAAGAGATGA